Below is a window of Candidatus Nanosynbacter sp. HMT-352 DNA.
CTTTTCTTTGTAATTTTCATATTTATGCTATTTTAACACAAATAAGCATAACCGACAAATAAATTTATTTGTATGTCCACACTGTCTCAAAAATATAGAAACTAAGTATTAAGGCTAATCCAAAGAACATAATTAAATTAAATACTTTTTCATTCTTAGTTCTCACATTAATATACTTCTGTAGCCACAATCCTACCGGTACTAACATAACTGCTGTTGCTGTGAAATACCTACCCTGAACACCATCCGCATAATAAGCACCTTCACCAAACCTAAATGGCAATAAGGCCCACGCTGTATACATAGCATACGACACCGCACAAACAAACAACCCAATTGTTACCAAATTATACACTGCCAACTTACCAGTCTGCTCTCCTAATAGCTCCTGGTCTTTCTTATTGTAGTGAAGGAGAGAAAGGAAGAGGAGGGAAAACAGAGGGATAAGTATAAACAGTGGTAAGTGGTACTTGAACGATGAAAAGTCACCGACACTACCGCGTAGTACGACATCTGTATATCCAATAGTTGGGCTGATGTATGTATTAAACAATATAGCAATAAACTTCAATGGATTACTATGTAGAGGGTTGTGCGCTGCTCCGGTGGTGAGCAGAGGTTGACCATATATTTTTTGCCAAATTAGTATACTGATAATCGCGGCGATACCAGTTACTACTAATATAGTCCACTTCTGAATATTAAATGGTAGACGTTCGTTTTTGTCGGGCGAGAATAGACGCTTTGGTAAAAACAGAAGAGGAAATAGCAGTAAGGCATTTACAGATTTGGTTAGGGTAAGGAATACCCCTGTACAGATAAGAGCGATTGTTTGTTTATGCGATAACTTATCCTTTTGGGTGAATAGGTTCAGGATAAAAGCAGTAATTGTAAAGACTGCCACATTTGTCATGCAGTCGCTAGATAGCGACGACGCCATATGAACCATTAGTGGAATAAGTCCAATTGCTGTAAAAGCCCATTTGCCGATACGCACCCACTTGATAATGAGGTAGACGGCAATTGAATAGAAAAGTACGTTAGCAAGACGCCCGAATAAGATAGTTAAGCCTGTAGATCCATTAAATAAACTTGCTATACCGATGCCGATAGCTTGAGGTAAGTGCATAATTGGCGGATAACCAGATGCGCTACTGCATTTATCAATATTAAGAGAGCTGCGATCTATAGGTTTTGAGTAGTCTGATGAAAAATTCCCTTCATAAACTGAACCAGCTCTTTTTGCTACATCTTTAGGAAGTGTACA
It encodes the following:
- a CDS encoding DUF2142 domain-containing protein, which produces MKKYWSYFLSFIKKPENVFISLSLFFGILSAILVPQLSVSDENMHYLRAYGISQSRVESGSQCTLPKDVAKRAGSVYEGNFSSDYSKPIDRSSLNIDKCSSASGYPPIMHLPQAIGIGIASLFNGSTGLTILFGRLANVLFYSIAVYLIIKWVRIGKWAFTAIGLIPLMVHMASSLSSDCMTNVAVFTITAFILNLFTQKDKLSHKQTIALICTGVFLTLTKSVNALLLFPLLFLPKRLFSPDKNERLPFNIQKWTILVVTGIAAIISILIWQKIYGQPLLTTGAAHNPLHSNPLKFIAILFNTYISPTIGYTDVVLRGSVGDFSSFKYHLPLFILIPLFSLLFLSLLHYNKKDQELLGEQTGKLAVYNLVTIGLFVCAVSYAMYTAWALLPFRFGEGAYYADGVQGRYFTATAVMLVPVGLWLQKYINVRTKNEKVFNLIMFFGLALILSFYIFETVWTYK